Proteins encoded together in one Aureimonas sp. SA4125 window:
- a CDS encoding conjugal transfer protein TrbD has translation MADAGSNLRRNRIHRALSRPNLLMGADRELVLVTGLAAAILIFVVLTVYSALFGIAVWIVVVAALRMMAKADPMMRRIYARHITYRPHYRATSTPWRRY, from the coding sequence TTGGCTGACGCCGGCTCCAACCTGCGGCGCAACCGTATCCACCGTGCATTGTCGCGGCCGAACCTCCTGATGGGGGCGGACCGCGAGCTGGTGCTCGTGACCGGTTTGGCGGCCGCGATTCTGATCTTCGTGGTGCTGACGGTCTATTCGGCCCTTTTCGGGATAGCGGTCTGGATCGTGGTCGTCGCCGCGCTGCGCATGATGGCGAAGGCCGATCCAATGATGCGTCGGATCTATGCCCGCCACATCACCTATCGGCCGCACTACAGGGCGACCTCGACGCCCTGGCGCCGGTACTGA
- a CDS encoding TrbC/VirB2 family protein, translating into MGALALGLLTLEPALAAGGGGGLPWEGPLQQIQESITGPVAGFIALAAVAVAGGMLIFGGELNDFARRLMYVVLVAGILLGATQIVALFGASGASIASLGESLADRAGELALG; encoded by the coding sequence ATGGGCGCGCTTGCGCTCGGGCTCCTTACGCTCGAGCCGGCGCTGGCAGCCGGCGGCGGCGGCGGACTTCCGTGGGAAGGACCACTGCAGCAGATCCAGGAATCGATCACCGGGCCCGTCGCGGGTTTCATCGCGCTCGCGGCCGTCGCGGTCGCCGGCGGCATGCTGATCTTCGGCGGCGAGCTCAACGATTTCGCGCGGCGGCTGATGTATGTCGTGCTCGTTGCCGGCATCCTTCTCGGCGCCACCCAGATCGTCGCACTGTTCGGCGCGTCGGGTGCCTCGATTGCATCTCTCGGGGAGAGCCTTGCCGACAGGGCAGGGGAGTTGGCTCTTGGCTGA
- a CDS encoding helix-turn-helix transcriptional regulator, whose product MAKPAERAYSKVTQEAAALLGQQIRMARLEQRMTADDLAERVGISRGLLQRIERGDLGCAIGAVFEAAAVLGIPLFGIDHRGLTDRLAANAHILTLLPKTARPVQRPVKDDF is encoded by the coding sequence ATGGCAAAGCCTGCAGAACGGGCCTACTCCAAGGTCACCCAGGAGGCCGCGGCTCTTTTGGGCCAGCAGATTCGCATGGCGCGCCTCGAGCAGAGAATGACGGCCGACGATCTTGCCGAACGCGTCGGCATATCGCGTGGGCTTCTTCAACGGATCGAGCGCGGCGATCTCGGTTGCGCGATAGGCGCCGTGTTCGAGGCGGCGGCTGTCCTTGGCATTCCGCTTTTCGGTATCGATCACCGTGGACTGACGGATCGTCTGGCCGCGAATGCCCATATCCTGACGCTGCTTCCCAAGACCGCGCGACCGGTGCAGCGGCCCGTGAAGGACGACTTCTGA
- a CDS encoding conjugal transfer protein TrbE, translated as MVALRAFRHLGPSFSDLVPYAGLVANGVILNKDGSLMAGWYFAGPDSESSTDNERNEVSRQINTILSRLGSGWMIQVEAVRMPTIDYATASDSHFPDPVTRAIDAERRGHFERESGHFESRHALILTYRPPERRKSGLARYVYSDPESRSASFADTALETFETSVREVEQYLGNVLSIRRMMTREVEERGGFRIARYDELFQFIRFCISGENHPVRLPEIPMYLDWLATAEFHHGLTPMVENRFLGVVAIDGFPAESWPGILNSLDLMPLTYRWSSRFLFLDDQEARQKLERTRKKWQQKVRPFFDQLFQTNSRSIDQDAALMVAETEDAIAEASSQLVVYGYYTPVIVLFDGSEARLREKAEGVRRLIQAEGFGARIETLNATEAFLGSLPGNSHANIREPLISSRNLADLIPLNSVWSGSPAAPCPFYPPASPPLMQVASGTTPFRLNLHVDDVGHTLVFGPTGSGKSTLLALIAAQFRRYASAQIFAFDKGRSMLPLTLAAGGDHYDVGAGEGDRARNGAALSFCPLAELHSDGDRAFAVEWIETLVALQGVTVTPDHRNAISKQVELMVVARGRSLSDFVSGVQMREIKEALHAYTVDGPMGQLLDAETDGLSLGSFQTFEIEHLMNMGERNLVPVLTYLFRRIEKRLTGEPSLIILDEAWLMLGHPVFRDKIREWLKVLRKANCAVILATQSISDAERSGIIDVLKESCPTKICLPNGAARESGTREFYERIGFNERQIEIVATAIPKREYYVASPDGRRLFDMALGPVTLSFVGASGREHLKRITALETEHGAEWPARWLVERGIGNAEALLARS; from the coding sequence ATGGTCGCTCTTCGTGCCTTTCGCCATCTGGGACCGTCCTTCTCGGACCTCGTGCCGTATGCCGGCCTCGTCGCCAATGGCGTCATCCTCAACAAAGACGGCTCGCTGATGGCCGGCTGGTATTTTGCCGGGCCGGACTCGGAGAGCTCCACCGACAACGAGCGCAACGAGGTGTCGCGGCAGATCAACACGATCCTGTCGCGCCTCGGCTCGGGCTGGATGATCCAGGTCGAGGCCGTCCGCATGCCGACAATCGACTACGCCACTGCCAGCGACAGCCACTTTCCCGATCCCGTGACGCGGGCAATCGACGCGGAGCGCCGCGGGCATTTCGAGCGGGAGAGCGGACATTTCGAAAGCCGTCATGCTCTCATTCTCACCTATCGGCCGCCGGAGCGGCGGAAGTCGGGCTTGGCCCGCTATGTCTATTCGGACCCCGAAAGCCGCTCGGCGAGTTTCGCCGACACGGCACTCGAGACCTTCGAGACTTCGGTCCGCGAGGTCGAGCAATATCTCGGCAACGTTCTGTCGATCCGCCGCATGATGACGCGAGAGGTCGAAGAGCGGGGCGGCTTCCGGATCGCCCGGTATGACGAGCTCTTCCAGTTCATCCGCTTCTGCATCTCGGGCGAGAACCATCCCGTTCGCCTGCCGGAGATCCCGATGTATCTCGATTGGCTGGCGACAGCCGAGTTCCATCATGGTCTGACGCCGATGGTGGAGAACCGCTTTCTCGGCGTCGTCGCGATCGACGGTTTTCCGGCCGAGAGCTGGCCCGGCATTCTCAACTCCCTCGACCTGATGCCGCTGACCTATCGCTGGTCGAGCCGCTTCCTGTTCCTCGACGATCAGGAGGCCCGGCAGAAGCTGGAGCGCACACGGAAGAAGTGGCAGCAGAAGGTGCGTCCCTTCTTCGACCAGCTCTTTCAGACCAACAGCCGCTCGATCGACCAGGACGCGGCGCTGATGGTAGCGGAGACTGAGGACGCGATCGCCGAGGCGTCGTCGCAGCTCGTCGTCTATGGCTACTACACGCCCGTCATCGTCCTCTTCGACGGGTCGGAGGCACGTCTGCGCGAGAAGGCGGAAGGCGTCCGGCGCCTCATCCAGGCCGAAGGGTTCGGCGCGCGGATCGAGACCTTGAACGCGACCGAGGCTTTCCTCGGCAGTCTGCCGGGGAACAGCCATGCCAACATCCGCGAGCCGCTGATCAGCTCCCGCAATCTCGCCGACCTCATACCGCTGAATTCGGTCTGGTCGGGAAGTCCAGCGGCACCGTGTCCGTTCTATCCGCCGGCGTCGCCGCCGCTGATGCAAGTGGCGAGCGGCACGACGCCGTTCCGGCTGAACCTTCACGTCGACGATGTCGGCCATACGCTGGTCTTCGGTCCGACCGGCTCGGGCAAGTCGACGCTGCTGGCGCTGATCGCCGCGCAGTTCCGGCGATATGCCAGCGCGCAGATCTTCGCCTTCGACAAGGGCCGCTCGATGCTGCCGCTGACGCTCGCCGCGGGCGGCGACCATTACGACGTCGGGGCAGGGGAGGGGGATCGCGCGCGCAACGGCGCCGCGCTGTCTTTCTGTCCGCTTGCGGAACTCCACTCGGATGGCGACCGAGCCTTCGCAGTCGAATGGATCGAGACGCTTGTGGCGCTTCAAGGCGTCACGGTGACGCCCGACCATCGCAATGCGATCTCGAAGCAGGTCGAGCTGATGGTGGTGGCCAGGGGACGCTCGCTTTCCGACTTTGTTTCCGGTGTTCAGATGCGCGAGATCAAGGAAGCGCTCCACGCCTACACCGTCGACGGACCAATGGGTCAGCTTCTCGACGCCGAGACGGACGGGCTGTCGCTCGGCTCCTTCCAGACCTTCGAGATCGAACACCTCATGAACATGGGCGAGCGCAATCTCGTGCCGGTCCTCACCTACCTGTTCCGCCGGATCGAGAAGCGTCTCACCGGCGAACCCAGCCTGATCATTCTCGACGAGGCTTGGCTGATGCTCGGCCATCCCGTCTTCCGCGACAAGATCCGCGAGTGGCTGAAGGTTCTGCGCAAAGCGAACTGCGCCGTGATCCTCGCGACGCAGTCGATCTCCGATGCCGAGCGTTCCGGCATCATCGACGTCCTGAAGGAATCCTGCCCAACGAAGATATGCCTGCCGAACGGCGCGGCACGCGAATCCGGCACGCGGGAGTTCTACGAGCGGATCGGCTTCAACGAGCGGCAGATCGAGATCGTCGCGACTGCTATTCCGAAGCGGGAATACTACGTCGCCTCGCCTGACGGCCGCCGTCTGTTCGACATGGCGCTCGGCCCCGTTACGCTCTCCTTCGTCGGCGCTTCGGGACGGGAGCATCTGAAACGCATCACCGCATTGGAAACGGAGCACGGGGCGGAATGGCCGGCTCGCTGGCTCGTAGAGAGGGGGATCGGCAATGCCGAAGCACTTCTGGCAAGGTCGTAG
- the repC gene encoding plasmid replication protein RepC has protein sequence MEPHMSTTPFGRRTLSLAHVAAQMSAKEREPEASTHKWQIFRSICTAKDRIGVTERALSVLNALLTFFPETVLSGDNLVVFPSNDQLSLRAHGMAPSTLRRHLAVLVDAGVIVRRDSPNGKRYARKGRGGDIELAFGFDLAPIVARAEEFERLAEEILAEDRALKLARERVSICRRDIAKMIETGLEEDVPTRRDGQGPADWQEVHLMFRAIINGIPRNATRYQVERAAQELSLLADEVLNILEMHVKAQNPGANESHSGRHKQNSNPEPFIEVEPRSRISDGAKAEPDPQTQLMPEKTFPLAMVLQACPDISDYAKGGIGNWRDLVATVAVVRPMLGISASAWEDACTVMGEVEAAIVLAAILQRGESISSAGGYLRSLTGRVRAGEFSLGPVLMALLRKRKADPGSLRSA, from the coding sequence ATGGAACCGCACATGTCAACGACGCCCTTTGGGCGGCGAACGCTATCGCTTGCCCATGTGGCAGCGCAGATGTCTGCAAAGGAACGAGAGCCGGAAGCCTCGACGCACAAGTGGCAGATCTTCCGGTCGATCTGTACCGCGAAAGATAGGATCGGCGTCACCGAACGGGCTCTGTCCGTCCTGAACGCCCTACTGACGTTCTTCCCCGAAACCGTCCTGTCGGGCGACAACCTCGTCGTCTTCCCGTCGAACGACCAGCTTTCGCTTCGCGCTCACGGCATGGCGCCGTCGACGCTTCGCCGGCATTTGGCGGTCCTGGTGGACGCCGGCGTCATCGTCCGGCGCGACAGTCCGAACGGCAAGCGCTACGCCCGAAAGGGGAGGGGAGGGGACATCGAGTTGGCCTTCGGCTTCGACCTAGCTCCGATCGTCGCCCGCGCCGAAGAGTTCGAACGCCTTGCTGAAGAGATCCTCGCCGAGGATCGCGCGCTGAAACTTGCCCGCGAGCGCGTCAGCATCTGTCGGCGAGACATCGCCAAAATGATCGAGACAGGTCTCGAAGAAGACGTCCCGACGCGTAGGGACGGGCAGGGGCCTGCTGACTGGCAAGAGGTCCACCTCATGTTCAGAGCCATCATCAACGGCATTCCGCGCAACGCGACCCGCTATCAGGTCGAACGCGCGGCCCAGGAACTCTCACTCCTCGCCGATGAAGTGCTCAACATTCTGGAAATGCACGTTAAAGCTCAGAATCCGGGCGCCAATGAGTCCCATTCCGGGCGGCACAAACAGAATTCAAATCCAGAACCATTTATTGAAGTTGAACCTCGCTCTCGAATAAGCGACGGGGCAAAAGCCGAGCCAGACCCACAAACGCAGCTGATGCCGGAAAAGACCTTTCCGCTGGCCATGGTGCTGCAGGCCTGCCCCGACATATCGGATTACGCCAAGGGCGGGATCGGCAACTGGCGCGATCTGGTGGCGACCGTTGCCGTCGTCCGCCCGATGCTGGGGATTAGCGCCAGCGCCTGGGAGGATGCCTGCACCGTCATGGGCGAGGTGGAGGCGGCGATCGTGCTCGCGGCCATTCTCCAGCGTGGTGAGAGCATCAGTTCGGCGGGTGGCTATCTGCGCAGCCTGACGGGGAGGGTGCGGGCCGGCGAATTCTCGCTCGGCCCGGTGTTGATGGCGCTTCTTCGAAAGCGCAAGGCCGACCCTGGCAGTCTGCGCAGTGCTTGA
- the repA gene encoding plasmid partitioning protein RepA produces the protein MVSLPSFEFDDKILAQGAEISRKLDQLRQEKFPPDAKKTLRRFAMAEVAHYLGVSPNNLKRLHLEGKGPEPLVVSGGRRFYDAKQMIELRHYLDKNGRSDAKKYVPQRKGSEKLQVIAVVNFKGGSGKTTTTAHLGQHLALTGHRVLAVDLDPQASLSALHGFQPEIDQNSSLYDALRYDDERKPIRDIILPTNFPLLDIVPANLELQEYEYDTPLAMQTSQEGKRFFTRLGTSLAEVDDTYDVVIIDCPPQLGYLTLTALTAATSVLITVHPQMLDLMSMSQFLLMLGNITRTIKKVGANVNMDWLRYLITRYEPMDIPQAQMLGFMQSILAEEILKSPMVKSTAISDAGLTKQTLYEVERANFNRDTYDRAIECMDAVNFEIQALIHQAWGRQ, from the coding sequence ATGGTCTCGCTTCCATCCTTCGAATTTGACGATAAGATTTTGGCGCAGGGAGCCGAGATTTCCCGGAAGCTTGATCAACTGCGGCAGGAGAAGTTTCCGCCGGATGCCAAGAAAACGCTTCGCCGATTCGCTATGGCGGAGGTGGCTCATTACCTGGGCGTCAGTCCTAATAATTTGAAGAGGCTTCATCTCGAAGGCAAAGGACCCGAGCCCCTGGTTGTCAGTGGTGGTAGGCGATTCTACGATGCCAAGCAGATGATCGAGCTTAGGCATTATCTCGACAAAAATGGTCGATCCGATGCGAAGAAATATGTCCCACAGCGAAAAGGCAGTGAGAAACTTCAGGTCATAGCGGTCGTCAATTTTAAGGGCGGTTCAGGGAAAACAACAACGACAGCTCATCTTGGACAGCATCTGGCACTGACCGGGCACCGCGTGCTGGCAGTGGATCTTGATCCACAGGCTTCTCTTTCTGCTCTTCATGGTTTTCAGCCAGAGATTGATCAGAATTCATCGCTGTATGATGCTCTTAGGTACGACGACGAGAGAAAGCCGATCAGGGATATTATCCTGCCGACCAATTTTCCGCTGCTCGACATTGTGCCAGCGAATCTAGAACTTCAGGAGTATGAATACGACACTCCGCTAGCAATGCAGACCTCGCAGGAGGGAAAGCGCTTTTTCACGCGGTTAGGAACTTCGCTCGCCGAAGTCGATGATACGTATGACGTCGTCATTATCGACTGTCCACCGCAGCTTGGTTATTTGACGCTTACCGCGCTGACGGCGGCAACTTCTGTCCTGATCACCGTCCACCCTCAAATGCTGGATCTGATGTCCATGAGCCAGTTTTTACTCATGCTTGGCAACATTACTCGGACGATCAAAAAGGTTGGTGCCAACGTCAATATGGACTGGCTTAGATATCTGATAACTCGGTACGAGCCAATGGACATACCTCAGGCTCAGATGCTTGGCTTTATGCAATCGATCTTAGCTGAGGAGATTCTAAAGAGCCCAATGGTCAAGTCGACAGCGATTTCAGACGCGGGACTGACGAAGCAGACGCTTTACGAGGTGGAGCGGGCGAACTTTAATCGCGACACATACGATCGGGCGATCGAGTGTATGGACGCCGTAAACTTCGAGATACAGGCGCTCATTCATCAAGCATGGGGTAGGCAGTGA
- the repB gene encoding plasmid partitioning protein RepB, giving the protein MARKNPFATLLDEGQRPEVAQPALDYAMKGASRSLLSSIDEMATRADKLIQGETIIDLNPDVVDPSFVKDRLVADEQEFNDLVDAIRERGQDSPILVRPHPSKGGRYMVVFGHRRLLAAKALGRQVRAVVKEMKDTEHVVAQGQENSARANLSFIEKAFFAGNLARLRYDEDNGLVLAALSIDRATLSKMLSVASLPAEVLTAIGPAKAIGRDRWYELKLLLEQPANLESALTAVNDPHFSSHSSDERFSILLSRVKEAKAHSRAKSLPRKDKWSASDGRLAAEIVADGKRFTLALKAKGTDATAFGQYLTDHLGQLYEAFRQDKSTNDGD; this is encoded by the coding sequence GTGGCCCGCAAGAATCCATTTGCCACTCTCCTTGATGAGGGACAGAGACCTGAGGTGGCACAACCTGCCTTGGACTATGCCATGAAGGGAGCCTCGCGATCGCTCCTCAGCTCTATCGACGAAATGGCGACTCGAGCAGACAAATTAATTCAGGGGGAGACGATCATTGACCTCAACCCGGACGTGGTCGACCCCTCCTTTGTCAAAGATCGGCTTGTTGCTGACGAGCAAGAATTCAACGATTTGGTCGACGCCATCCGTGAGCGTGGTCAAGATTCACCCATTTTGGTGCGACCACATCCGTCGAAGGGCGGTCGATATATGGTCGTTTTCGGCCACCGTCGACTGCTCGCAGCAAAAGCTCTTGGACGGCAAGTTCGTGCGGTCGTAAAGGAAATGAAAGATACCGAGCATGTTGTTGCGCAGGGGCAGGAGAACTCCGCGCGTGCCAATCTCTCTTTCATCGAAAAGGCTTTCTTTGCCGGAAACCTTGCTCGGCTAAGATACGATGAAGATAATGGTCTTGTGTTAGCGGCGCTGTCGATTGATCGCGCGACGCTTTCGAAGATGCTCTCCGTAGCGTCTCTCCCTGCTGAAGTTCTAACTGCTATTGGTCCAGCAAAAGCAATCGGCAGAGATCGATGGTACGAGTTGAAGCTTTTGCTGGAGCAACCAGCAAATCTCGAGTCAGCGTTGACTGCCGTCAACGACCCGCATTTTTCGTCTCATTCGAGTGACGAGCGATTCAGTATTCTTCTATCTCGAGTCAAAGAGGCGAAGGCGCATTCGCGCGCAAAGTCGCTGCCGAGGAAAGACAAGTGGTCGGCTAGCGATGGTCGATTGGCAGCCGAAATCGTAGCAGATGGAAAAAGGTTCACTTTAGCACTCAAGGCTAAGGGAACGGACGCGACTGCGTTCGGTCAATACCTGACTGATCACCTCGGCCAGCTTTACGAGGCCTTCAGACAGGACAAGTCAACAAACGACGGAGATTGA
- the trbK gene encoding entry exclusion protein TrbK — protein MSRHVLVLAIIAATTVITAFAFWLNVSAPVEKQRQQARDFFGGDPERSVRGGQEMKPRWN, from the coding sequence GTGAGCCGGCACGTTCTCGTCCTGGCGATTATTGCAGCGACCACCGTGATCACAGCCTTCGCCTTTTGGCTCAACGTTTCAGCGCCAGTCGAAAAGCAGCGTCAGCAGGCTCGCGACTTCTTCGGCGGAGACCCGGAGCGGTCCGTCCGAGGCGGGCAGGAGATGAAGCCCCGATGGAACTGA
- the trbJ gene encoding P-type conjugative transfer protein TrbJ yields MPKHFWQGRRATVAAAALISMILPATDVHAGAATGEATEWTQILNNGELVSLVGKSAEQVNNQVTQITQLAEQIQNQLRIYENMLQNTARLPQQVWGEVENNLGRLQDLVGGGQGIAFSMGNIDDVLGQRFQSYSDLKANLPDGETFSSSYQNWSETNRGTIAGTLRAAGLTAEQFSSEESTMGQLRSMSQSSDGQMKALQVGHQIAAQQVAQMQKLRGLVSQQMTMMGTWYQSEQADKDLAQARREKFFNAPLPSVRGGQMMEPRW; encoded by the coding sequence ATGCCGAAGCACTTCTGGCAAGGTCGTAGGGCAACTGTCGCAGCGGCGGCGCTCATTTCGATGATCCTGCCGGCGACCGACGTCCACGCAGGAGCCGCGACCGGCGAGGCGACGGAATGGACGCAGATCCTGAACAATGGGGAGCTGGTCAGTCTCGTCGGCAAGTCGGCCGAGCAGGTCAACAATCAGGTGACACAGATCACCCAGCTCGCCGAGCAGATCCAGAACCAGCTCCGGATCTACGAGAACATGCTGCAGAACACGGCTCGGCTTCCTCAGCAGGTCTGGGGCGAGGTCGAGAACAATCTCGGGCGTCTGCAGGACCTCGTCGGCGGAGGGCAGGGGATCGCGTTCTCGATGGGCAATATCGACGACGTGCTCGGCCAGCGCTTTCAGAGCTATTCCGACTTGAAGGCGAACCTGCCGGACGGTGAGACCTTCTCGTCGAGCTACCAGAATTGGTCCGAGACGAACCGCGGCACCATCGCCGGCACGTTGAGGGCGGCGGGCCTGACCGCCGAGCAATTTTCGTCGGAGGAATCGACGATGGGCCAGCTCCGCTCGATGTCGCAATCCTCGGATGGGCAGATGAAAGCACTACAGGTCGGGCATCAGATTGCCGCCCAGCAGGTCGCCCAGATGCAGAAACTGCGCGGGCTCGTCTCCCAGCAGATGACCATGATGGGGACCTGGTACCAGTCGGAGCAGGCCGACAAGGACCTGGCGCAGGCGCGGCGAGAGAAGTTTTTCAACGCCCCGCTTCCGAGCGTCCGCGGTGGCCAGATGATGGAGCCACGCTGGTGA
- the trbB gene encoding P-type conjugative transfer ATPase TrbB, protein MVQLRSHPRLVRKLQEALGDQLCAALDDPTVVEVMLNPDGRLFIERLGQGIGAAGSMSTGTAEIVIGSVAHALRSEVDEERPIVSGELPIGGHRFEGLLPPIVGSPTFTIRKRASRLISLDAYVVARIMTEEHAAVIRNAIASRLNIVISGGTGSGKTTLANAVIAEIVASAPEHRLVILEDTTEIQCSAENAVSLHTSDTIDMGRLLKSTMRLRPDRIIVGEVRDGAALTLLKAWNTGHPGGITTIHANSAISALRRLEQLTAEASQQPMREVIGEAVDLIVSIERTARGREVRDILHVESFAGGQYRTETYPRKDERHVA, encoded by the coding sequence ATGGTTCAACTCCGTTCGCATCCGCGGCTCGTCCGCAAACTGCAGGAAGCGCTGGGCGACCAGCTCTGCGCCGCGCTCGACGACCCGACGGTCGTCGAGGTGATGCTCAACCCGGATGGCCGGCTGTTCATCGAACGGCTGGGGCAGGGGATCGGCGCCGCCGGCAGCATGAGCACCGGGACAGCCGAGATCGTCATCGGCAGCGTTGCTCACGCGCTTCGATCCGAGGTAGACGAGGAAAGGCCGATCGTTTCCGGCGAGCTGCCGATCGGCGGCCATCGTTTCGAGGGCCTGTTGCCGCCCATCGTCGGATCCCCGACCTTCACCATCCGAAAGCGGGCCTCGCGGCTGATTTCTCTCGATGCCTATGTGGTCGCTCGGATCATGACGGAAGAGCATGCCGCCGTCATTCGCAACGCGATAGCATCGCGCCTCAACATCGTCATCTCCGGCGGCACCGGATCGGGCAAGACGACGCTCGCCAACGCGGTGATCGCGGAGATCGTCGCGTCCGCTCCGGAGCACCGGCTGGTGATCCTCGAGGACACGACGGAGATCCAGTGTTCGGCCGAGAACGCCGTGTCGCTGCACACCAGCGATACGATCGACATGGGACGGTTGCTCAAATCGACCATGCGCCTTCGGCCCGACAGGATCATCGTTGGCGAGGTCCGCGACGGCGCGGCGCTAACGCTGCTGAAGGCGTGGAACACCGGCCATCCCGGCGGCATCACCACGATCCACGCTAACAGCGCGATCTCAGCGCTTCGCCGGCTTGAGCAGCTGACGGCGGAAGCGAGCCAGCAGCCGATGCGTGAAGTCATCGGCGAGGCGGTCGATCTCATCGTCTCGATCGAGCGGACAGCCCGCGGCCGGGAAGTGCGCGACATCCTCCACGTCGAGAGCTTCGCCGGCGGCCAGTATAGAACCGAGACCTATCCCCGAAAGGACGAGCGCCATGTCGCGTAA
- the traI gene encoding acyl-homoserine-lactone synthase TraI, whose protein sequence is MQALAIHATERDAHCAVIDETHRLRARVFADRLGWDITTRSGCEKDRFDELDVTTIVALTDDGVVAGCARLLPATGPTMVADVFPQLLDGKNLEAHDGMIESSRFCVDTSLATTRGKSLHEATLTMLAGIIEWSIANHYSEIVTVTDTRFERILSRASWPLQRIGQPRMIGEVMSVAGTLPVDRASFLRVRSPRYRSEIAGLQKIAA, encoded by the coding sequence ATGCAGGCACTTGCCATTCACGCCACAGAACGGGACGCCCACTGCGCGGTCATTGATGAGACACATCGACTTCGGGCGCGCGTCTTCGCCGATCGCCTCGGCTGGGACATTACGACGAGAAGCGGCTGCGAGAAGGATCGTTTCGACGAGTTGGACGTGACCACCATCGTCGCCCTGACGGACGACGGCGTCGTTGCCGGCTGCGCCCGTCTCCTGCCGGCAACCGGCCCGACCATGGTCGCCGATGTCTTCCCGCAGCTGCTCGACGGCAAAAACCTCGAAGCCCATGACGGTATGATCGAGAGCTCGCGATTCTGCGTCGATACCAGCCTCGCGACGACGCGAGGGAAGTCGCTGCACGAAGCGACGCTCACGATGTTAGCCGGCATTATCGAGTGGTCGATTGCGAACCACTACTCGGAGATTGTGACCGTCACGGATACGAGGTTCGAACGGATACTCAGCCGCGCGTCCTGGCCGTTGCAGCGTATCGGCCAGCCTCGCATGATCGGCGAGGTGATGAGCGTCGCTGGCACGCTGCCCGTCGACCGGGCGAGCTTCCTCCGCGTTCGGTCGCCTCGCTACCGATCCGAGATCGCCGGCCTCCAAAAGATCGCAGCCTGA